The following coding sequences are from one Gossypium raimondii isolate GPD5lz chromosome 4, ASM2569854v1, whole genome shotgun sequence window:
- the LOC105781064 gene encoding probable WRKY transcription factor 72 isoform X2, protein MEVLLMKMPTTDADIAQAIACHQEDCSPEAKKEDELESAKAEMGEVMEENERLKKMLEKIQENYKSLQLSFFEILQQGAVKKSKCSSISSDHNDEPVVLEPELVSLSLGRTTPMESVKDEKTTSSIKSKDDPEIKAGLTLGLDSKFQLSSPQKSSEDQVKEDDGAAETWPPNKIQKTTSRNGDEDQQNHVKRARVSVRARCDAPTMNDGCQWRKYGQKISKGNPCPRAYYRCTVASGCPVRKQVQRCAEDMSILITTYEGNHNHPLPVSATAMASTTSAAASMMLSGSSTSQPGLNGLNFSHHDNSTTRQFYLSNSTSSSLSPTITLDVTSSPSHSPLSSSNYFNSFPTSFPRFPPSLNFSSSESNILPAVWGNGYPGYGAVPYYQTQPGNSILGNESQNQIYQSLPGNNQQGGASQQSLTETLTKVITSDPSFRSVIAAAISSVVCNSAKSEDQTDQKAQHFGQKLMQAIVSQNEKGQSSCSSSYFNGLASSSSQTGSSLLQSSLPFSILNSAFKPASDDKGLKN, encoded by the exons ATGGAGGTTTTGTTGATGAAAATGCCTACAACAGATGCTGATATTGCTCAAGCCATTGCCTGCCATCAAGAAGATTGCAGTCCAGAAGCTAAGAAG GAGGATGAACTTGAATCTGCAAAAGCTGAGATGGGTGAggtgatggaagaaaatgaaagattaaagAAGATGTTGGAGAAGATCCAGGAGAATTACAAGTCTCTTCAATTAAGTTTCTTTGAAATCCTTCAACAAGGAGCTGTCAAGAAATCGAAATGTTCATCAATTTCTTCGGATCATAATGATGAACCAGTTGTTCTAGAACCTGAACTTGTTTCACTTTCCCTCGGAAGAACTACTCCAATGGAGTCTGTAAAAGATGAGAAAACAACAAGCTCAATCAAAAGTAAAGATGACCCAGAGATCAAAGCCGGTTTAACTCTTGGATTAGACTCTAAATTTCAATTATCAAGCCCTCAAAAGAGTTCAGAAGATCAAGTGAAGGAAGATGATGGTGCTGCAGAAACATGGCCTCCAAACAAGATTCAAAAGACAACAAGCAGAAATGGAGATGAAGATCAACAAAACCATGTAAAGAGAGCTAGGGTTTCTGTGAGAGCTAGATGTGATGCACCAACT ATGAACGATGGATGCCAATGGAGGAAATATGGGCAGAAAATTTCAAAAGGAAATCCATGCCCCAGAGCTTACTATCGTTGCACAGTGGCATCAGGTTGTCCAGTTAGAAAGCAG GTGCAAAGATGCGCCGAGGATATGTCAATCTTAATTACAACTTATGAAGGGAATCACAATCACCCACTTCCAGTTTCAGCGACTGCAATGGCTTCCACCACCTCAGCAGCCGCTTCCATGATGTTATCTGGCTCTTCAACATCTCAACCAGGGCTCAATGGATTAAACTTCAGCCACCATGATAATTCCACAACAAGACAGttctatttatccaactcaACCTCATCATCATTGTCCCCAACAATTACTCTAGACGTTACCTCTTCCCCCTCCCATTCCCCTTTATCTTCATCTAATTATTTCAACAGCTTCCCTACAAGCTTTCCCAGATTTCCTCCAAGTCTCAATTTTTCTTCATCAGAATCCAACATTTTGCCTGCAGTTTGGGGCAATGGCTATCCTGGTTATGGTGCAGTGCCATATTATCAAACTCAGCCTGGTAACTCAATCCTTGGAAACGAGTCCCAAAACCAGATTTACCAGTCTTTACCGGGTAATAATCAGCAAGGGGGAGCTTCTCAACAGTCTTTGACAGAAACCTTAACGAAGGTAATCACATCAGACCCAAGCTTCAGATCAGTAATAGCTGCTGCAATTTCATCTGTGGTTTGTAACAGTGCAAAATCTGAAGACCAAACTGATCAAAAAGCTCAGCATTTTGGTCAGAAATTGATGCAGGCCATAGTTTCTCAAAATGAGAAAGGTCAATCATCATGTTCATCAAGCTACTTCAATGGATTGGCATCTTCAAGTTCTCAAACAGGAAGTTCATTACTTCAGTCTTCTTTGCCTTTCTCCATTTTAAATAGTGCCTTTAAACCAGCTTCTGATGATAAAGGACTcaagaattaa
- the LOC105781064 gene encoding probable WRKY transcription factor 72 isoform X1 produces the protein MEVLLMKMPTTDADIAQAIACHQEDCSPEAKKTENRRKLHENADLNSSSPSHEDLVDSKEEDELESAKAEMGEVMEENERLKKMLEKIQENYKSLQLSFFEILQQGAVKKSKCSSISSDHNDEPVVLEPELVSLSLGRTTPMESVKDEKTTSSIKSKDDPEIKAGLTLGLDSKFQLSSPQKSSEDQVKEDDGAAETWPPNKIQKTTSRNGDEDQQNHVKRARVSVRARCDAPTMNDGCQWRKYGQKISKGNPCPRAYYRCTVASGCPVRKQVQRCAEDMSILITTYEGNHNHPLPVSATAMASTTSAAASMMLSGSSTSQPGLNGLNFSHHDNSTTRQFYLSNSTSSSLSPTITLDVTSSPSHSPLSSSNYFNSFPTSFPRFPPSLNFSSSESNILPAVWGNGYPGYGAVPYYQTQPGNSILGNESQNQIYQSLPGNNQQGGASQQSLTETLTKVITSDPSFRSVIAAAISSVVCNSAKSEDQTDQKAQHFGQKLMQAIVSQNEKGQSSCSSSYFNGLASSSSQTGSSLLQSSLPFSILNSAFKPASDDKGLKN, from the exons ATGGAGGTTTTGTTGATGAAAATGCCTACAACAGATGCTGATATTGCTCAAGCCATTGCCTGCCATCAAGAAGATTGCAGTCCAGAAGCTAAGAAG ACTGAAAATAGAAGAAAACTACATGAAAATGCTGATTTGAATTCATCATCACCTAGCCATGAAGACTTGGTGGATAGCAAGGAG GAGGATGAACTTGAATCTGCAAAAGCTGAGATGGGTGAggtgatggaagaaaatgaaagattaaagAAGATGTTGGAGAAGATCCAGGAGAATTACAAGTCTCTTCAATTAAGTTTCTTTGAAATCCTTCAACAAGGAGCTGTCAAGAAATCGAAATGTTCATCAATTTCTTCGGATCATAATGATGAACCAGTTGTTCTAGAACCTGAACTTGTTTCACTTTCCCTCGGAAGAACTACTCCAATGGAGTCTGTAAAAGATGAGAAAACAACAAGCTCAATCAAAAGTAAAGATGACCCAGAGATCAAAGCCGGTTTAACTCTTGGATTAGACTCTAAATTTCAATTATCAAGCCCTCAAAAGAGTTCAGAAGATCAAGTGAAGGAAGATGATGGTGCTGCAGAAACATGGCCTCCAAACAAGATTCAAAAGACAACAAGCAGAAATGGAGATGAAGATCAACAAAACCATGTAAAGAGAGCTAGGGTTTCTGTGAGAGCTAGATGTGATGCACCAACT ATGAACGATGGATGCCAATGGAGGAAATATGGGCAGAAAATTTCAAAAGGAAATCCATGCCCCAGAGCTTACTATCGTTGCACAGTGGCATCAGGTTGTCCAGTTAGAAAGCAG GTGCAAAGATGCGCCGAGGATATGTCAATCTTAATTACAACTTATGAAGGGAATCACAATCACCCACTTCCAGTTTCAGCGACTGCAATGGCTTCCACCACCTCAGCAGCCGCTTCCATGATGTTATCTGGCTCTTCAACATCTCAACCAGGGCTCAATGGATTAAACTTCAGCCACCATGATAATTCCACAACAAGACAGttctatttatccaactcaACCTCATCATCATTGTCCCCAACAATTACTCTAGACGTTACCTCTTCCCCCTCCCATTCCCCTTTATCTTCATCTAATTATTTCAACAGCTTCCCTACAAGCTTTCCCAGATTTCCTCCAAGTCTCAATTTTTCTTCATCAGAATCCAACATTTTGCCTGCAGTTTGGGGCAATGGCTATCCTGGTTATGGTGCAGTGCCATATTATCAAACTCAGCCTGGTAACTCAATCCTTGGAAACGAGTCCCAAAACCAGATTTACCAGTCTTTACCGGGTAATAATCAGCAAGGGGGAGCTTCTCAACAGTCTTTGACAGAAACCTTAACGAAGGTAATCACATCAGACCCAAGCTTCAGATCAGTAATAGCTGCTGCAATTTCATCTGTGGTTTGTAACAGTGCAAAATCTGAAGACCAAACTGATCAAAAAGCTCAGCATTTTGGTCAGAAATTGATGCAGGCCATAGTTTCTCAAAATGAGAAAGGTCAATCATCATGTTCATCAAGCTACTTCAATGGATTGGCATCTTCAAGTTCTCAAACAGGAAGTTCATTACTTCAGTCTTCTTTGCCTTTCTCCATTTTAAATAGTGCCTTTAAACCAGCTTCTGATGATAAAGGACTcaagaattaa